The Phaseolus vulgaris cultivar G19833 chromosome 10, P. vulgaris v2.0, whole genome shotgun sequence DNA window cattaaaaaatttataggaAGCAAAAACACATTTTACCCAAAATAATATCCCATAAACAGAATGTTTGTTACCAATACTAGTTTGATTATGCAACTAACATCATTTACAAcctgaaaattattaaataaaatttaattttaaatattaaaaatattaattattatattaactaaattatatattattttaaaaataaataaattaatagtttataaattaatttttattattgataaatattttttaaattggtattgaATTAGCTACAATCATATAatttaaatctaaataattaatagttaaaatcttaataactaattaaatattaatttaaaaatatttatcaataataatagaaataaatttaaaaaataataattttgtagtttttaaaataatatctaatttaattattataaaaattaattatttttaatttttaaaaattgtttctatttaataatttttcattttccttAATTGCAATTATGAATGAGCTGCAAGAACTCTAATTAAAGCTAACATCTTCGGATCAACAAGTTTAATTTGGGTGCAATGTGAAGTTGCAAATTATCTGAACATGATTTCATAGctaatttgattttgtttttcccATTTATTGGTGAGAGATTTACAATGCATAAAGAAAAGTTGAAGATAACAGAAAGCAAAGCATAAAAAGACGTGTATATATATAGGTGTAAAAACTGTCCATATCATGACACGTAAATCTGCATAATTAGATGAATGGAGTCTGAGCCACTGATACATTACACATAATCCTTCATCATCTCCAAAAATGTCCGAATGAATCGCTCTCTGTTGCTGAAACAAACCCTGTGAAGATGATGTAACAATTAATGAactcaataataataataatgtgaaGGTGTTGACTTGGCTTTCAAATCTGCATCTGGTTCACAAAAaggcaaaaagaataataataataataataataataagtaggGTTCCTATTTTAAGGTGCAGCAGAAAGAATAGTTGTTCTAATAATCATGGAAACAGAAGCATGGAAAAAATAGAATGGAAAAAGTTATCTGAGTCCAAAAATAAGACTTGGCAAAAGGAAACGGTTAGTGTATTAATTATATCTATCTGTCTTTCCTCCCATTTCTCTCCATCTCCCATTGTTCTCATCAAACAAAGCCCAGAAAATAAGGGCAGACAAACTTTAGCCCCAGAAAAGGTCCCCCCCTTAGGCACCTTCCCCGCCGGAGATGCAGCCGAAATCCCGTTTTTTTGTTCCTCCCCAAAAGGCCGTGAACAACAATAACAACTCCAACACAACCACCACCACCCCCACCTCCTCCACCACCACCAACAACAGAATCTCAACAACAAGAAATGGCAACAGCACCACCCAGGCTTGCGCTGCATGCAAGTACCAACGCAGAAAGTGTGCACCTGACTGCATTCTCGCACCTTACTTCCCCCATGATCGACAGCGCCAGTTTCTCAACGCACACAAGCTCTTTGGCGTAAGCAACATCACCAAGATCATCAAGGTTGTCAGCCCTCACGACAAGGACCAAGCCGTGCGCACCATCATCTACCAATCTGACATGCGCGCCACAGACCCCGTTGGAGGATGTTACAGGTACGCTAATCATACATTCAATAccacattttttatatatatacgaACATATATAGCACAGACATTCTGATACAAACACATACATGTAGCACAACAAACACATACATAGACATTGATACAAACATACATGTAGCACAACAAACACATACATAGATATTGATACAAACATATACATGTAACACAACAAACACATACATGTATTGATATGATACGAGAACACTGATACGATAGCACAGATTTGATATGATAAGACTCATATGATATGAACACTGATACGATTTAAGTGTTTCATTTAAAttctattaattcattgctgataaaaaaagtgaaaaatactGATATGATTAGGGTTGTGAAACTATCATTTTTTCTATAGGTATATTCTGGACCTTCAGGCACAGATTGAGTACTGTCGAGCGGAGCTGGAACTGGTGCTTCAACAACTGGCGATGTTTCGAGCTCAGGCTCAGAATCAGCATCAGTATCAGCAGCAGCACGGGATGTATGCTCCGAACAATGTGAACGTGGCTGTGAATGGAGATGGTGAGGTTTTGAACGCGGATCCGATGGGGTTGTATAGCCAGCAACAGTATCAGTGTCTGCAGCCGCACCAGCAGGAGCAGTATGTTATGATGCACGAAAATGGGAGCCAAAACTGCAACGGCGCCACTCCTTTGCAGGAACAGATCAACACGTGGGCTGTTCAGAACACTGCTGTGTCGCTTTCTTCGTTGTCGTTGCAAGGGCAGAGTAGTAATGTTAGTGATGAGTATGATCACAAGCCCGTCATTGACATTGATTCTGATGAGAGAAGTGAGTTAGGGTTCGAGTCTGAAGAATTAGTCCATCGCAGGTTTGTCTATCAATAGCATATATGTGTGTTCTCATTGAGATTTGAAAGGGCTACATCAAATTACAATTACCTTCGAATATATATGAATCAGTGATTCAAAATCAACATTAAATCATATACCTGTAAATCAAAGTATCAAGATATCAGTCAAAATAAGATAAGAAAAATAAGTTAACAGTACTTTTGGAAAAACTTATAAACCATTCATCACCCCTTCTTCTAAAGTGATTATGTTATTACACACTCTTTTTCTCAGCAAAACATCTTCTAATCACTTTACCTCATCAATATCAATTGCTTAATGCATGGACTATCATGATTTCCATTCATATCCATTCTTGTGTTGGGTTTGTCATGAATCCGTTAGTTCAAAGATTTGTATTGTTCACAATAATGAAAAATCTAGTTGGTTCTGGAGTTTTCTCagattttgtatttgttttgaATAGAAATTAATGGGATTGGGTGATCTAGATCTGTGAAGGCATGAATTCTAACAGAGTGAAGAACTAAATTATGATTATAGTTGTttgagtttgtgagtgatgaaGCATGCAGCATGAACTAACAGGATGAAGTTGTTGATTTAAATAATTTGCAGTGACGAAGCAGTGCTGTTTAAGATAGATGATGCAGTAATAAAAGCTGAGGGTGAGTGCATGCAACAAGCTCAAGATCATGACCTGAAAGGTGCAGCAACATCGTTTAGCCTCACAAACTGTACTTGCTGATGAGTGTTAATTTAGCATAGAATGTAGAAGATGCTTCCACATCA harbors:
- the LOC137818081 gene encoding LOB domain-containing protein 22 produces the protein MQPKSRFFVPPQKAVNNNNNSNTTTTTPTSSTTTNNRISTTRNGNSTTQACAACKYQRRKCAPDCILAPYFPHDRQRQFLNAHKLFGVSNITKIIKVVSPHDKDQAVRTIIYQSDMRATDPVGGCYRYILDLQAQIEYCRAELELVLQQLAMFRAQAQNQHQYQQQHGMYAPNNVNVAVNGDGEVLNADPMGLYSQQQYQCLQPHQQEQYVMMHENGSQNCNGATPLQEQINTWAVQNTAVSLSSLSLQGQSSNVSDEYDHKPVIDIDSDERSELGFESEELVHRSDEAVLFKIDDAVIKAEGECMQQAQDHDLKGAATSFSLTNCTC